Proteins encoded by one window of Vitis vinifera cultivar Pinot Noir 40024 chromosome 10, ASM3070453v1:
- the LOC100264943 gene encoding (E,E)-geranyllinalool synthase-like isoform X1 yields the protein MESSHSIIEALVRKIKDEMFSSVDLYSFVSPSAYDTAWLAMVPGGNDGRPMFGECLNWVVNNQREGGFWGESDGYGNPTIDCLPATLACMLALKTWGVGSGNLERGLAFIHANTEKLLAENHGRCPRWFAIVFPAMIELAQKTGLEIVFSDELEEVLTNIFHHRQRILEREELVDKYHYPPLLSYLETLPLWYGIDEEDIVKHLSEDGSMFQSPSATVCAFITTRNRKCMNYLQALVQRFPHGVPSMYPMDEQLIQLSMVDHLQKLGLAYCFDKEIENILEHVFSHYLSQEQLPQQSFVPVQIYRDALAFRLLRMHGYHVSPWSFCWFLNHQDILTHMEEDCEYFSSVMYNVYRATDLTFSGEYELQEARSFARKLLDKTLSLGIRGDNVAMFPNFHTLIEHELSLPWIARLDHLDHRMWIEQQYKNNTLWTGKASFYRLSCFHDEGLMQLAVKNYELRQAIFKSELEELKRWCKDWGLTDMGFGREKTTYCYFAVAASSSLPHDSAVRTIVAKSAILVTVADDFFDTKGSLDELESLTEAVGRWNGKGLSSHSKTIFDALDNLVRDMTEKHLHQQGSDITNDLQDIWYETFASWLVETKWSRIGYIPSMHEYLDTGMISIATHTLVLPASCFLNPNLPKCKLKPSQYETITKLLMVIARLLNDIQSHQKEQEEGKFNFVSLYSKENPGADTEDSISYMTDIMDEKKKGLLEHALMDGLDDLPKPCKHLHLSCFKVFQMFFNSGNRFDSNTELVHDINKAIYIPLEVQTSKPLKPLPPHAGPKKGNSTMNTHFDQLYKPRVKPSFTMHWISPKIRDGSGKMSISLKLKLCFF from the exons ATGGAATCATCGCATTCCATAATTGAAGCTCTAGTTAGGAAGATCAAGGATGAAATGTTCTCATCTGTTGATCTCTACTCTTTTGTTTCCCCTTCTGCTTATGACACTGCATGGCTAGCAATGGTTCCAGGTGGGAATGATGGACGGCCCATGTTCGGGGAATGCTTGAATTGGGTTGTGAATAACCAGAGAGAAGGTGGGTTCTGGGGAGAGTCGGATGGATATGGCAATCCCACCATTGATTGTCTTCCTGCAACTCTTGCCTGCATGCTTGCACTCAAAACTTGGGGTGTTGGGAGTGGAAATTTGGAGAGAG GGTTGGCCTTCATTCATGCCAACACAGAGAAGCTTCTCGCAGAAAATCATGGCCGCTGTCCTCGTTGGTTTGCCATCGTTTTCCCTGCAATGATTGAACTTGCCCAAAAAACAGGTTTAGAGATTGTCTTCTCAGATGAATTGGAAGAAGTTCTGACAAATATTTTCCACCACAGACAACGGATTCTGGAAAG GGAAGAACTCGTTGATAAGTACCATTATCCCCCATTACTATCATACCTTGAAACCTTGCCTTTGTGGTATGGTATCGATGAAGAAGACATAGTGAAGCATTTGAGTGAGGACGGCTCCATGTTCCAATCTCCCTCTGCCACAGTTTGTGCATTCATTACTACCCGAAACAGAAAGTGTATGAATTACCTGCAAGCTCTTGTTCAAAGATTTCCTCATGGAG TTCCATCAATGTATCCCATGGATGAACAGCTTATACAGCTTAGCATGGTCGACCATTTACAGAAGCTTGGGTTGGCCTATTGTTTCGATAAagagattgaaaatattttagaacaTGTTTTCAG CCATTACCTGAGCCAAGAGCAGCTGCCGCAGCAGAGTTTTGTGCCAGTTCAAATATACAGGGACGCTTTAGCTTTCCGACTTCTGCGGATGCATGGATATCATGTTTCTCCAT GGAGCTTTTGTTGGTTTTTAAATCATCAAGACATTCTAACACATATGGAAGAGGACTGTGAATACTTCTCAAGTGTAATGTATAATGTTTATAGGGCCACTGACCTTACCTTTTCAGGGGAATATGAACTTCAGGAGGCCAGATCATTTGCAAGGAAGTTACTTGACAAAACATTATCACTGGGAATCAGAGGTGATAATGTCGCTATGTTCCCCAACTTTCATACACTG ATTGAGCATGAGCTAAGTCTTCCCTGGATCGCTCGGTTGGATCATCTGGATCATAGGATGTGGATTGAacaacaatataaaaacaatactTTATGGACTGGGAAGGCCTCATTCTACAG GTTATCATGTTTTCATGATGAAGGGCTAATGCAACTAGCAGTGAAGAACTATGAATTGCGTCAGGCAATTTTCAAGAGTGAGCTGGAGGAGCTTAAAAG GTGGTGTAAGGACTGGGGCCTCACTGACATGGGATTTGGTCGAGAGAAGACCACGTATTGTTACTTTGCAGTGGCCGCTAGTAGTTCCCTCCCTCATGACTCCGCAGTGCGAACCATAGTTGCAAAGAGCGCAATATTAGTTACAGTTGCAGATGACTTTTTTGATACCAAAGGTTCCCTGGATGAGTTGGAAAGCCTCACTGAGGCCGTTGGCAG ATGGAATGGTAAAGGCTTGAGCAGCCACAGCAAGACCATCTTTGATGCCCTTGACAATCTTGTGAGGGACATGACAGAGAAACACCTCCACCAACAAGGAAGTGACATTACCAATGATCTCCAAGATATC TGGTATGAAACATTTGCTTCGTGGCTGGTGGAAACCAAGTGGAGTAGAATTGGATATATTCCATCCATGCATGAATACCTAGATACTGGCATGATCTCCATTGCTACGCACACCTTAGTTCTTCCAGCTTCGTGTTTTTTGAATCCAAACTTACCAAAATGCAAACTGAAGCCTTCTCAGTATGAAACCATTACGAAACTGCTCATGGTTATAGCTCGTCTGTTGAATGACATACAAAGCCACCAG AAGGAGCAAGAGGAAGGGAAGTTCAACTTTGTGTCACTCTATTCGAAAGAAAACCCAGGGGCGGATACCGAAGATTCAATTTCTTATATGACAGACATAATGgatgagaagaagaaagggttaCTGGAACATGCTTTAATGGATGGCTTGGATGATTTGCCCAAGCCATGCAAGCATCTCCACCTATCATGTTTCAAAGTGTTTCAGATGTTTTTCAACTCTGGAAACCGATTCGACTCCAACACTGAATTGGTTCATGACATCAATAAGGCAATTTATATTCCTTTGGAAGTTCAAACCTCAAAGCCATTGAAGCCTCTGCCACCTCATGCTGGACCAAAGAAGGGAAATTCAACGATGAACACTCATTTTGATCAACTCTACAAACCTCGGGTAAAACCCAGTTTCACCATGCACTGGATTTCTCCCAAAATAAGAGACGGCTCTGGGAAAATGTCCATTTCCCTGAAACTCAAACTGTGTTTCTTTTGA
- the LOC100264943 gene encoding (E,E)-geranyllinalool synthase-like (The RefSeq protein has 7 substitutions compared to this genomic sequence): protein MESSHSIIEALVRKIKDEMFSSVDLYSFVSPSAYDTAWLAMVPGGNDGRPMFGECLNWVVNNQREGGFWGESDGYGNPTIDCLPATLACMLALKTWGVGSGNLERGLAFIHDNTEKLLAENHGRCPRWFAIVFPAMIELAQKTGFEIVFSDELEEVLTNIFHHRQRILEREELVDKYHYPPLLSYLETLPLWYGIDEEDIVKHLSEDGSMFQSPSATVCAFITTRNRKCMNYLQALVQRFPHGVPSMYPMDEQLIQLSMVDHLQKLGLAYRFDKEIENILEHVFSHYLSQEQLPQQSFVPVQIYRDALAFRLLRMHGYHVSPWSFCWFLNHQDILTHMEEDCEYFSSVMYNVYRATDLTFSGEYELQEARSFARKLLDKTLSLGIRGDNHELSLPWIARLDHLDHRMWIEQQYKNNTLWTGKASFYRLSCFHDEGLMQLAVKNYELRQAIFKSELEELKRWCKDWGLADMGFGREKTTYCYFAVAASSSLPHDSAVRTIVAKSAILVTVADDFFDTKGSLDELESLTEAVGRWNGKGLSSHSKTIFDALDNLVSDMTEKHLHQQGSDITNDLQDIWYETFASWLVETKWSRIGYIPSMHEYLDTGMISIATHTLVLPASCFLNPNLPKCKLKPSQYETITKLLMVIARLLNDIQSHQKEQEEGKFNFVSLYLKENPGADTEDSISYMTDIMDEKKKGLLEHALMDGLDDLPKPCKHLHLSCFKVFQMFFNSGNRFDSNTELVHDINKAIYIPLEVQTSKPLKPLPPHAGPKKANSTMNTHFDQLYKPRVKPSFTMHWISPKIRDGSGKMSISLKLKLCFF from the exons ATGGAATCATCGCATTCCATAATTGAAGCTCTAGTTAGGAAGATCAAGGATGAAATGTTCTCATCTGTTGATCTCTACTCTTTTGTTTCCCCTTCTGCTTATGACACTGCATGGCTAGCAATGGTTCCAGGTGGGAATGATGGACGGCCCATGTTCGGGGAATGCTTGAATTGGGTTGTGAATAACCAGAGAGAAGGTGGGTTCTGGGGAGAGTCGGATGGATATGGCAATCCCACCATTGATTGTCTTCCTGCAACTCTTGCCTGCATGCTTGCACTCAAAACTTGGGGTGTTGGGAGTGGAAATTTGGAGAGAG GGTTGGCCTTCATTCATGCCAACACAGAGAAGCTTCTCGCAGAAAATCATGGCCGCTGTCCTCGTTGGTTTGCCATCGTTTTCCCTGCAATGATTGAACTTGCCCAAAAAACAGGTTTAGAGATTGTCTTCTCAGATGAATTGGAAGAAGTTCTGACAAATATTTTCCACCACAGACAACGGATTCTGGAAAG GGAAGAACTCGTTGATAAGTACCATTATCCCCCATTACTATCATACCTTGAAACCTTGCCTTTGTGGTATGGTATCGATGAAGAAGACATAGTGAAGCATTTGAGTGAGGACGGCTCCATGTTCCAATCTCCCTCTGCCACAGTTTGTGCATTCATTACTACCCGAAACAGAAAGTGTATGAATTACCTGCAAGCTCTTGTTCAAAGATTTCCTCATGGAG TTCCATCAATGTATCCCATGGATGAACAGCTTATACAGCTTAGCATGGTCGACCATTTACAGAAGCTTGGGTTGGCCTATTGTTTCGATAAagagattgaaaatattttagaacaTGTTTTCAG CCATTACCTGAGCCAAGAGCAGCTGCCGCAGCAGAGTTTTGTGCCAGTTCAAATATACAGGGACGCTTTAGCTTTCCGACTTCTGCGGATGCATGGATATCATGTTTCTCCAT GGAGCTTTTGTTGGTTTTTAAATCATCAAGACATTCTAACACATATGGAAGAGGACTGTGAATACTTCTCAAGTGTAATGTATAATGTTTATAGGGCCACTGACCTTACCTTTTCAGGGGAATATGAACTTCAGGAGGCCAGATCATTTGCAAGGAAGTTACTTGACAAAACATTATCACTGGGAATCAGAGGTGATAAT CATGAGCTAAGTCTTCCCTGGATCGCTCGGTTGGATCATCTGGATCATAGGATGTGGATTGAacaacaatataaaaacaatactTTATGGACTGGGAAGGCCTCATTCTACAG GTTATCATGTTTTCATGATGAAGGGCTAATGCAACTAGCAGTGAAGAACTATGAATTGCGTCAGGCAATTTTCAAGAGTGAGCTGGAGGAGCTTAAAAG GTGGTGTAAGGACTGGGGCCTCACTGACATGGGATTTGGTCGAGAGAAGACCACGTATTGTTACTTTGCAGTGGCCGCTAGTAGTTCCCTCCCTCATGACTCCGCAGTGCGAACCATAGTTGCAAAGAGCGCAATATTAGTTACAGTTGCAGATGACTTTTTTGATACCAAAGGTTCCCTGGATGAGTTGGAAAGCCTCACTGAGGCCGTTGGCAG ATGGAATGGTAAAGGCTTGAGCAGCCACAGCAAGACCATCTTTGATGCCCTTGACAATCTTGTGAGGGACATGACAGAGAAACACCTCCACCAACAAGGAAGTGACATTACCAATGATCTCCAAGATATC TGGTATGAAACATTTGCTTCGTGGCTGGTGGAAACCAAGTGGAGTAGAATTGGATATATTCCATCCATGCATGAATACCTAGATACTGGCATGATCTCCATTGCTACGCACACCTTAGTTCTTCCAGCTTCGTGTTTTTTGAATCCAAACTTACCAAAATGCAAACTGAAGCCTTCTCAGTATGAAACCATTACGAAACTGCTCATGGTTATAGCTCGTCTGTTGAATGACATACAAAGCCACCAG AAGGAGCAAGAGGAAGGGAAGTTCAACTTTGTGTCACTCTATTCGAAAGAAAACCCAGGGGCGGATACCGAAGATTCAATTTCTTATATGACAGACATAATGgatgagaagaagaaagggttaCTGGAACATGCTTTAATGGATGGCTTGGATGATTTGCCCAAGCCATGCAAGCATCTCCACCTATCATGTTTCAAAGTGTTTCAGATGTTTTTCAACTCTGGAAACCGATTCGACTCCAACACTGAATTGGTTCATGACATCAATAAGGCAATTTATATTCCTTTGGAAGTTCAAACCTCAAAGCCATTGAAGCCTCTGCCACCTCATGCTGGACCAAAGAAGGGAAATTCAACGATGAACACTCATTTTGATCAACTCTACAAACCTCGGGTAAAACCCAGTTTCACCATGCACTGGATTTCTCCCAAAATAAGAGACGGCTCTGGGAAAATGTCCATTTCCCTGAAACTCAAACTGTGTTTCTTTTGA